The following are from one region of the Candidatus Aminicenantes bacterium genome:
- a CDS encoding (Fe-S)-binding protein: MSRTTAPRSRQVIDLPLDVRTQEKAITEKARCVEDGRLATYRPDGRNVERFLALLSRRMNRQLAVSFTGCVHCGLCADACHYSLAFPDDPQMAPVAKADRIRKIFKRHIDWTGRIAPWWVGARRPVDDEDLNELKNVVFGLCSGCRRCTLNCPMGVDTAGLIRFARGLLTELGIVPEGIFNVSRDQWDTGNQMGVSEEDYLETLAWMRDEVRAELGTDTVDIPVDKEGCDFLYVINPREIKFDPRSIGQAAKIFHLAGESWTMPRWGWDNTNFGLFSGDDALGAFVAANAYDAATRLKAKRIVISECGHGFRSTRWEGYGWAGRDQDVPSESVVVTLFRWLEEGRLRVDPGRNPLPVTFHDSCNIARSGGITEEPRRVLARVCADFREMTPNRTENYCCTGGGGLLSMAEYRPVRLEAAAVKARQLEATGAKLVCTMCHNCIDGLTDVIKHYGLDMKVVQILELVDAALVL, from the coding sequence ATGAGCCGGACAACGGCGCCCCGATCGCGTCAGGTCATCGATCTGCCTCTCGATGTCCGAACGCAGGAGAAGGCCATAACGGAGAAAGCGCGCTGCGTCGAGGACGGCCGCCTGGCCACGTACCGGCCGGACGGGAGGAATGTGGAGCGGTTCCTGGCTCTGCTGTCCCGGCGGATGAACAGGCAGCTGGCCGTCTCGTTCACGGGCTGCGTCCACTGCGGACTTTGCGCCGATGCCTGCCACTACTCGCTGGCCTTTCCCGACGATCCGCAGATGGCTCCCGTGGCCAAGGCGGATCGGATCCGTAAAATCTTCAAGCGGCATATCGATTGGACGGGGCGGATCGCGCCGTGGTGGGTCGGAGCCCGCCGGCCGGTCGACGACGAGGATCTCAACGAGCTCAAGAACGTGGTCTTCGGCCTGTGCAGCGGCTGCCGGCGCTGCACGCTCAACTGCCCCATGGGGGTCGACACCGCCGGCTTGATCCGCTTCGCCCGCGGCCTCCTGACCGAGCTGGGCATCGTGCCCGAGGGGATCTTCAACGTCAGCCGGGATCAATGGGACACCGGCAACCAGATGGGCGTTTCCGAGGAGGACTATTTGGAAACCTTGGCCTGGATGCGCGACGAAGTCCGGGCCGAGCTGGGAACCGACACGGTCGACATCCCGGTGGACAAAGAGGGCTGCGACTTCCTCTATGTCATCAATCCCCGCGAGATCAAGTTCGATCCGCGATCGATCGGACAGGCAGCGAAGATCTTCCACTTGGCCGGAGAGTCCTGGACGATGCCCCGTTGGGGTTGGGACAACACGAACTTCGGCTTGTTTTCCGGGGACGACGCGCTGGGGGCGTTCGTGGCCGCCAACGCCTACGACGCGGCGACCCGGCTGAAGGCCAAACGGATCGTCATCTCGGAATGCGGCCACGGCTTCCGCTCGACGCGGTGGGAAGGCTACGGCTGGGCCGGTCGCGACCAGGATGTCCCAAGCGAATCGGTGGTCGTCACGCTTTTCCGCTGGCTGGAAGAGGGGCGGCTGCGGGTCGATCCCGGCCGCAACCCGCTGCCCGTGACGTTTCATGACTCCTGCAACATCGCCCGATCCGGGGGGATCACCGAAGAGCCGCGCCGGGTTTTGGCGCGCGTCTGCGCGGACTTCCGGGAAATGACCCCCAACCGGACGGAGAACTATTGCTGTACCGGGGGAGGCGGTCTCCTCTCGATGGCCGAATACCGCCCGGTCCGCTTGGAAGCGGCCGCCGTCAAGGCCCGGCAGCTCGAGGCCACCGGCGCCAAGCTCGTCTGCACGATGTGCCATAACTGCATCGACGGCTTGACCGACGTCATCAAGCACTATGGCCTGGATATGAAAGTCGTCCAGATTCTGGAGCTTGTCGACGCCGCGCTGGTGCTCTGA
- a CDS encoding CGGC domain-containing protein codes for MTRIGIVICARYQSCGGGKCFRALRERAGAFARYPKEETVEIVGFSNCGGCPGGNIESVPEEMKKNGAQAIHLATGLIVGYPPCPHLRRFKEFIEARYGLPVVIGTHPIPLKYKQVHDRLPFWQESGMADLAGDLLAESPEVMEAYN; via the coding sequence ATGACCAGGATCGGCATCGTCATCTGCGCCCGCTACCAAAGCTGCGGCGGCGGCAAATGCTTTCGGGCCCTGCGGGAGCGGGCCGGCGCGTTCGCCCGCTACCCAAAAGAGGAGACCGTCGAGATCGTCGGCTTTTCCAATTGCGGAGGCTGTCCCGGCGGAAACATCGAATCGGTGCCCGAGGAGATGAAAAAGAACGGCGCCCAGGCCATCCACCTGGCGACCGGCCTCATCGTCGGCTATCCGCCCTGCCCCCACTTGCGGCGGTTCAAGGAGTTCATCGAGGCTCGCTACGGCCTTCCGGTCGTCATCGGGACCCATCCCATTCCTCTGAAATACAAGCAGGTCCATGACCGGCTTCCGTTTTGGCAGGAGTCCGGCATGGCCGATCTGGCGGGGGATCTCCTGGCCGAAAGCCCGGAGGTCATGGAAGCTTACAACTAG
- the folK gene encoding 2-amino-4-hydroxy-6-hydroxymethyldihydropteridine diphosphokinase yields MKIHLGWGGNLGDRAACWAAAREALTCRGVRLLRESSIYETEPVGRKDQPRFLNGAVEAESDLTPWQLLILAKSIEAALGRRSTGKDRPRPIDIDILLMGETVLRTAGLTIPHIRLAERRFVLVPLAEIAPGLRHPVLKAAIQTLLRRCPDPSWVELWPG; encoded by the coding sequence ATGAAGATCCATCTCGGTTGGGGCGGAAACCTGGGCGATCGGGCCGCCTGTTGGGCCGCCGCCCGCGAAGCCTTGACTTGCAGAGGAGTTCGCCTCCTGCGGGAATCCTCGATCTACGAGACAGAGCCGGTCGGGCGCAAGGATCAGCCCCGGTTTCTGAACGGGGCGGTCGAGGCGGAATCCGACCTGACGCCATGGCAGCTTCTGATCCTGGCCAAGTCGATCGAAGCCGCTCTGGGGCGTCGGTCAACCGGGAAAGACCGTCCCCGGCCGATCGACATCGACATCCTGCTCATGGGGGAGACCGTCCTCCGCACGGCCGGCCTGACCATTCCCCATATCCGCCTGGCCGAGCGACGCTTCGTCCTTGTTCCCTTGGCCGAGATCGCTCCGGGGCTTCGCCATCCGGTCCTGAAGGCCGCGATCCAAACGCTCCTCCGACGATGCCCCGATCCGTCGTGGGTGGAGCTGTGGCCCGGTTGA